ACAGAGAGTCGCTCCTTGTAGCGCAGCTCGTGAAGTCTGCACTCCCTGGTCAAAACCCGATCCCAATAGGTGCAATCCGCTGCTCCGCCTGCCATTGTACTCAGCATATACCTATTCACCTGCACCACTTTCTGCATGCTCTGGGATCCGATAAATTTTCCCGACGTGGCCCTCGAATCCACACACAGTATAATGCCTCCTTTGTAAACGAAGCCCACCGTGGTGGTTCCGTGGTCAAAATCCATCCCTACTTTACTTTGGGCCGCCAGTTCATTCAGTCGTTCCCGGGGACTCTCAAATGGTGGAGCATTTATTGCCAAGGGATTATCCATGTTACTCGAGGCTAGTCTGATTTCTTTCATTGTCTGTGCGGAGGTGAGGGCTCCAAAGCTTCTCATAAACGATACCTTATCCATtccacaaatattttccaggGCCATGATAAAAGGAAGTTCGTTTTCAGTTTATAGCCAAGCTCCAGAAGATCTGGTTAATACTTCAGGATTTGCGAAAGTGTTTTCTTcttcatataaaaatatagaaatgttCATTCAATGTCTCATTTTAAATTCTCCTTCAATTGTTAAgcttttgacaatttattctGAGCAGATAAGATATACGGTTTCATAccagttactcgtagagtaaaagcgTATATTTTATTCGTGCCAAAGTATGTAAgggctagaaggaagcatttccgaccccatgaagtataaatattcttgatcaggatcactagccaagtcgatatagccatgtccgtctgtctgtctgtccgtctttccgtctgtatgaacgctaaaatctcggaaactacaaaagcggggattacccacacatattcttgggcttcctacgcagcctaagtttatttcagccgagcgccacggcccctcttacgcccacaaacgattttaaaatgtgtctagcgcccacatctttttggaaaagtaaaaattcagttttattgtgttcatcaatatctatcgaaatataattgtttttcaaatcggaccattcgttaaaaagttatgcccgatcaaagttttatatttccatctccctcgcactccctctagctgagtaacgggtaaagcttattttctgaaataatATATTGCGTAAATAACCAAATAGAAACATTTggtaaaaaagaatttttcatttattcctgcatttatttttttgtaaacatgtAATTAAGCCTTCACAGCAAATAAAAGAGTTAGCTATTTTTGTTAagagatttataaaaatatgcacaagaatatatatatacgcacCCACCTAAGCGGAACTCAATAAAATTCACGCAAACAGTTTTGTATTTGCAATATCCTCGTGATAAATTCATGTTGCCagcttgaattttttctctttCCTCTTTAGCCGCATTTACCCATGTGcagattaaaatatgtttgccATGGGTTTTATGAGTTTTTCGCATTTTATGAGGTGCCCAGGATATGGCCAAGAAACGAGAACCGaaaattgaatattaaataaccTCAAGCAATAAACAGAATTACATGGCGTGCGAGTGCTGTGTAGTTGAATGTGTGAATTGTTTATGACATTAATATCCGTTTGTTTGTGCaatcatttaaaaaggattaCACGATTAGCATCGCACAGCGGCAATTGATAACCGCTTAAGGCGATGCGGAAATTgtcatttatattaattttcctCACAATCGCTTGTGCTATTCAACTTGTGTTTAAATAGCTGCCAATTCAGATTAAGTGATTGTAAAGTGTTAAAAGGGGAAAATCAGCAAATGGAAGAAAAGTGCactgaaaaaatttatttttcagggaccgtaaataacagttatttgacttttattttaaaaggcctactgagatttgttcaattttttatcaacaattttactggtttttatgcactttatagacatggacaaataacagttaatttgctttccagatttgttgaaatacaTATGCTTTGTGgtcaaaagtaaaaaaagagtgttatttttgacgtttagaacaaaatatcacagtagtctttttaaaataaaagtctcaaATGAAACTTCAAAATTTACACTTactgtagtaattttttatttgtgtacAAGGATTAATAGAAAAGTGGggttaatattatttgaatcGCATTACCTAAACTCATATTGACATAtcatttttttcctgtgtggCAGTTAAAGGAAACAGTTGAGGTTTGAGAGCCGAAAGATCCCAGAACCATCTATTAGCCAAACTGTTGGGGTAATCAATTTTAATGTTCCACCCAACGCTGGGGCCacaaattttcaacaattgaAATGTGTGCGGCCTGTCAAAGGTTAAAGGCGTTTTGTTGTATTGCCAAATTTGCTCTTGACCAACGACGAAGGCGACAAAAGTGGGCGGTCCCCAGTGCGGACCACATTGTCAATCAGGAATTCCTTAAACACCACTATGCCCGAACCCCTTTCACCCGCTCCTCCACGATTCTCTGGGTTATTTGCCAAAGTCGGAATGGCAAACACTTGGCCTAATCCTCCGATTTGGGTTTTGTGTTTGGGTTTAGGTTTGCCACCTGGCCCAGGCCTGCTGCTGTGTCGAAATTTATGCATTGCAGTTGACTTATTAGGGTCTCTAAGCTCCCACTTTGAACTCCTGACCCCACCACCCAATTGTGCTGTTGATTCGCTTTGATTTGGCCCGAATGCCCCTGAGCTGGCCAACTGTGTGTCAGAGCTGCGCTTTGCATTCGGTTTTGGCCCGCTCCGGGGGATGTGCTCTCGTTAATGGTGGCTAATTATGTTTAATTATTCATTTGAGATTTCCCGAAGAGATGCTCAACTTTCTAAAAacataaagaaaatttgtCAGAGcccattataaaaaataatcaatttctaggatgtttttttttttgttaaaagatCTTTGGAagaatttttgataaaatactATAAAGAATCTTAGTACATTCTTCTTTGGCTGTTTAGATTTCTTATAAAACTCCTGTAGAAAAGATTTAAATTGACTCGCCATCACTATTGTCTTGATATTCATTCGActcaaaacttttaaaaacttcaTCCATAGAAAGACTACCATTGTTATTACAGTTATTGACTAATGTAATATCACCGTCCATTTTTTCCTCAGTTGTTGGAGCAAATCCATTCGATTCTTCTCCGGATTGCTGTTTCAGGTCgggtaaagaaaaagtaatctGATCAAGAGAATcctctatatatttattaagatcGTAGGTGACAGGCATATCCGGAACAGGTTCTTCCAGGTTTTCTAAACGAGAGTCAATTATCGAGCTGCTTTCCTCATTGATTGAAGTATACTTATGCGATTCTTTTTCAGTTTGCTGTTTTATGTCGGTAAGAGGCAAAGTAATTTGTTCGAGAGAATCagctatatatttattaagatcATAGGTGACAGGCATATCCGGAAGATATTCTTCCAGGTTTTCTAGACGggaatcaatttttaaattattgtccATCGAATTTagttcatttaaaaaatttgtcgaGCTGGTTTCTTCATTAATTGATGAATATTCATCCCATTCTATTTCAGGTTGCTGTTTTATCTTTGGTAAAGGAATAGTAATTTCATCCAGAGATTcatctatatatttataaagattatttGAGTGTGACATATCCGAAATTGGTTCTTTCAGGTTTTCTAGACGGCGATTGGTTTCCAATTTTACGTTAATATAATCtatttcctttaaaatattttccgatTTGCTTTTCTCATTGATTGATGAATATTCATCCGATTCTTTTTCAGATTGCTGTTCCATGTCGGGTAAGggaaaaagaatttgttctgGTGAATCATCTATATGTTTATAAAGATCGAAGGCCACAGGCATATCCGGAACAGGTTTTTCCAGGTTTTCTAGACGGGagtcaatttttaaacttttgtcAATCGAATTTAGTTCACTTAAAAAATCTGTCGAGCTGGTTTCTTCATTGACAGAAGAACATTCATCTGGTTCTTTTTCAGATTGCTGTGTTATTTCTTCCAGAGAATCATCTATATGCT
The genomic region above belongs to Drosophila takahashii strain IR98-3 E-12201 chromosome 2L, DtakHiC1v2, whole genome shotgun sequence and contains:
- the Prosbeta5R2 gene encoding proteasome subunit beta type-5 → MALENICGMDKVSFMRSFGALTSAQTMKEIRLASSNMDNPLAINAPPFESPRERLNELAAQSKVGMDFDHGTTTVGFVYKGGIILCVDSRATSGKFIGSQSMQKVVQVNRYMLSTMAGGAADCTYWDRVLTRECRLHELRYKERLSVRSAARFICNVAADYKGMGLCMGMMLAGWSPEGPTLVYVDSDGLRIHGKVFAVGSGASNALGILDTDYHFNLSDEKAFDLAFRAVYHATMRDIFSGGLVRLYHMDKSSWRNVANKDCQELHEEYSRQ